In Fusarium falciforme chromosome 9, complete sequence, the following are encoded in one genomic region:
- a CDS encoding AdoMet-dependent rRNA methyltransferase SPB1 yields the protein MAIQKKHGKGRLDKWYKLAKEKGYRARAAFKLVQLNKKYGFLEKSKVLLDLCAAPGSWCQVAAEVMPPNSLIVGVDLAPIKPIPRVITFQSDITTEKCRATIRQHFKTWKADTVLHDGAPNVGTAWAQDSFNQAELALQAMKLATEFLIEGGTFVTKVFRSKDYNPLLWVLNQLFTKVEATKPPSSRNVSAEIFVVCRGYKAPKKIDPRFLDPRAVFAELTGATPNNEAKVYNPEVKKRKRDGYEEGDYTQFKEMPASEFIQTTDPIAVLGSYNKLTFQQPLNGDVALAALDKLPETTPEIRNCCDDLRVLGRKDFKLLLKWRLKVREIFGFKTKETATEEPEEVAEVESMDEELKIQEELQAMKDKENSKKKREKRKENERKQREIVRMQLNMTAPMDIGMEESGPIGEGAMFSLKKVDKTDAMRRLNRGKMAIVSDSTGRKDQDSGLGSSAETDESDAEEDRLERELDSMYEQFRERKSEADAKYRAKKARKEHGDDEWEGLSADEAQEEQDDSSELDEDDDSSDDDEEGPSSGLIRDLDSSQGANGLSKKATAFFNQDIFQGLTGIVPEPEEEVNAEDSADEEMDRAAEAAAAQQAKNRKTKTPPAKQEEVALDSDSEMEDAGDGFEVVKRDEEDDWDQDKRKADGRLDIDIITAEAMTLAHQLATGQKTTHDAIDDGFNKYAFRDRDGLPEWFIDDESRHDKLQKPITKAAAQAIKEKMRAFNARPIKKVREAKARKKFKAAQRLEKLKKKSDILNNDENMTEKEKSDSISRLMAKAARKKPKQAAKLVVARGLNRGIKGRPKGVKGRYRIVDPRMKKELRAQKRIAKRK from the exons ATGGCGATCCAAAAGAAGCACGGCAAGGGCCGCTTGGATAAGTGGTACAAGTTGGCCAAGGAAAAGGGCTATCGTGCTCGAGCTGCCTTCAAGCTTGTTCAATTGAACAAGAAGTATGGTTTCCTGGAGAAGAGCAAGGTCCTTCTGGATCTTTGCGCTGCTCCTGGT TCATGGTGCCAGGTCGCAGCCGAGGTTATGCCCCCCAACAGTCTCATCGTCGGTGTCGATTTGGCTCCGATCAAGCCCATCCCCCGAGTCATCACTTTCCAGAGCGATATCACGACCGAAAAGTGTCGCGCCACGATTCGACAACACTTCAAAACATGGAAGGCTGATACCGTGTTGCACGATGGTGCTCCCAACGTCGGTACCGCCTGGGCACAGGATTCTTTCAACCAGGCGGAGCTCGCACTTCAGGCCATGAAGCTAGCAACGGAGTTCCTCATCGAGGGAGGCACATTTGTGACCAAGGTTTTCAGATCGAAGGACTACAATCCCCTGCTATGGGTTCTCAACCAGCTCTTCACCAAGGTCGAAGCAACCAAGCCCCCGTCCTCCAGAAACGTCTCGGCCGAAATTTTCGTTGTCTGCAGAGGCTACAAGGCCCCAAAGAAGATCGATCCTCGATTCCTCGATCCCCGAGCCGTCTTTGCAGAGCTTACTGGCGCGACACCAAACAACGAAGCCAAGGTCTACAAccccgaggtcaagaagcgaAAGCGAGACGGTTACGAGGAGGGTGACTACACACAGTTCAAGGAAATGCCGGCAAGCGAGTTCATTCAGACTACGGACCCTATCGCAGTTCTCGGAAGCTACAACAAGCTCACCTTCCAGCAACCCCTGAATGGCGATGTGGCACTGGCTGCGCTGGATAAACTCCCTGAAACCACTCCGGAGATTCGAAACTGCTGTGATGATCTCCGAGTGCTTGGCCGAAAGGACTTCAAGCTCCTGCTCAAGTGGCGCTTGAAGGTCCGGGAGATCTTTGGGTTCAAGACAAAGGAGACTGCAACAGAGGAGCCCGAGGAAGTGGCTGAGGTTGAGTCTATGGACGAGGAACTCAAGATCCAAGAGGAGCTGCAAGCAATGAAGGACAAAGAAAActcgaagaagaagcgagaAAAGCGCAAGGAGAATGAACGGAAACAGCGAGAGATTGTTCGAATGCAGCTCAACATGACTGCTCCCATGGATATCGGTATGGAGGAATCTGGCCCAATCGGTGAAGGAGCCATGTTCTCTCTCAAGAAGGTCGACAAGACGGACGCCATGCGACGGTTAAACCGTGGTAAGATGGCCATCGTCTCAGACTCGACTGGCAGGAAAGACCAGGACAGTGGCCTTGGATCCTCTGCGGAGACGGATGAGAGTGACGCTGAAGAGGATCGCCTCGAGCGGGAACTTGATTCCATGTACGAACAGTTCAGAGAGCGCAAGTCCGAGGCTGATGCCAAGTACCGGGCGAAGAAGGCGCGCAAAGAACACGGTGATGATGAGTGGGAAGGATTGTCTGCGGATGAGGCACAGGAGGAGCAAGATGATTCTTCAGaacttgatgaggatgacgactcatctgatgacgacgaagaggGCCCTTCATCTGGACTTATCCGAGACCTGGACTCCTCACAGGGTGCCAATGGATTGTCCAAGAAGGCAAcagccttcttcaaccaagACATTTTCCAGGGACTAACAGGCATTGTTCCTGAGCCTGAGGAGGAAGTTAACGCCGAGGACAGCGCTGACGAAGAGATGGACCGGGCTgcagaggctgctgctgcacaACAAGCCAAGAACcgcaagaccaagacacCTCCTGCCAAGCAGGAAGAGGTGGCGCTCGACTCTGATtccgagatggaggatgcTGGGGACGGGTTCGAAGTAGTTAAgcgggatgaggaggatgactggGACCAGGACAAGCGAAAGGCCGATGGCCGACTTG ATATCGATATCATTACGGCCGAAGCCATGACCCTGGCACACCAGCTTGCCACAGGACAAAAGACAACTCACGATGCCATTGACGACGGATTCAACAAGTACGCCTTCCGAGACCGCGACGGCCTACCTGAGTGGTTCATCGATGATGAGTCGAGACATGACAAGCTCCAGAAgcccatcaccaaggctgCCGCCCAGGCtatcaaggagaagatgagggcCTTCAACGCCCGCCCCATCAAGAAGGTGCGGGAAGCCAAGGCTCGCAAGAAGTTCAAGGCCGCGCAGAggctggagaagctcaagaagaagtcggACATTCTCAACAACGACGAGAACAtgacggagaaggagaagtcGGACAGCATCTCCAGGTTgatggccaaggctgcccgcaagaagcccaagcagGCCGCCAAGCTCGTCGTGGCACGCGGTCTCAACCGTGGTATCAAGGGACGGCCAAAGGGTGTCAAGGGTCGTTACAGAATCGTGGACCCcaggatgaagaaggagcTGAGGGCGCAGAAGAGGATAGCCAAGCGGAAGTAA
- a CDS encoding TRNA wybutosine-synthesizing protein 4: protein MNGLFFNQHLAGQNLTTGAKPKDNSGGAADAAIENLISTFNELNSNVIDELHEEPSPLEFMRYVARNTPFVIRNGASSWKACREWNSAYLLSALKGQSVNVAVTPYGNADMPTVPPGEDSPVFAKPHYEDEPFEELLEYVVRQETDPEFPSDAEIRYAQTQNDNLRDEYVTLFSDVQKDIPFARIALDKSPDAVNLWIGNSKSVTAMHKDNYENIYVQVLGRKHFVLLPSLCHPCVNEQPLRPATYKRGDDGLQLVMDSDDEAVPFAIWDPEKPEQNATRFSHLAKPLRVTLNPGDMLYLPAMWYHKVSQSCAEEDEGFVLAVNYWYDLDFTGPLYPTSTFVRDISLGNRAQASAE from the exons ATGAACGGCCTCTTTTTTAACCAGCATCTAGCTGGTCAGAATCTCACGACCGGTGCGAAGCCAAAGGATAACTCGGGCGGGGCTGCAGATGCCGCCATCGAGAACCTCATCTCGACCTTTAACGAGCTTAACAGCAACGTTATCGATGAGCTTCATGAAGAGCCTAGCCCACTCGAGTTTATGCGATATGTTGCCCGCAACACGCCGTTTGTGATTAGGAATGGGGCATCCTCGTGGAAGGCCTGTCGGGAATGGAATTCGGCATATCTGCTCTCTGCCCTCAAGGGTCAATCTGTCAACGTTGCTGTGACACCTTACGG CAATGCGGATATGCCAACCGTTCCTCCTGGCGAGGATTCACCTGTCTTTGCCAAACCCCACTACGAAGATGAGCCTtttgaggagctcctcgaaTATGTTGTTCGTCAAGAGACGGACCCCGAATTTCCTAGTGATGCAGAGATTCGATACGCACAAACTC AGAATGACAATCTCCGCGATGAGTACGTCACCCTCTTCTCAGACGTTCAGAAGGACATCCCTTTCGCAAGGATAGCACTGGACAAGAGCCCCGACGCCGTCAACCTGTGGATCGGCAACTCCAAGTCGGTCACGGCAATGCACAAGGACAACTATGAAAACATCTACGTCCAGGTCCTGGGGAGAAAGCACTTTGTCCTGCTCCCCTCGCTGTGCCATCCCTGTGTCAACGAGCAGCCCCTGAGGCCTGCTACCTATAAGCGAGGGGACGACGGCTTGCAGCTTGTGATGGACTCGGACGATGAGGCTGTGCCTTTTGCGATCTGGGATCCTGAGAAGCCGGAGCAGAATGCCACGCGATTCTCCCACCTTGCTAAGCCCCTGAGAGTTACTTTGAACCCGGGAGACATGCTGTACCTGCCAGCCATGTG GTATCACAAGGTATCGCAGTCGTGCgccgaagaggatgaaggcTTTGTCCTTGCTGTCAACTACTG GTACGATTTGGACTTTACCGGTCCCCTGTATCCTACATCGACATTCGTTCGTGACATTAGCCTGGGAAATCGTGCACAAGCAAGCGCAGAATAA
- a CDS encoding Sterol regulatory element-binding protein cleavage-activating protein has translation MIWYLLYPLRGTTEAPVLAPTHPLRRGLSRYGSYAANHVVTTLLVSVVVATMLIYPIPYLFTSDYVNGASNLPHHAWTVAQPLPYGASINPDVMMRSIWVHGTYMQALDKELLASALELQDELLGKTENFRPGQAHQVPRKTPQPGIDLSTSQRDAFHAINGLTNQSWFFHSPLQYWDCTQERILADPDILATVNDRKTQSTSVNVTLRHSIVFSGKRFEERRLLAADALVITLVYLRDSPVGKQWERKAALLPGKVSEKWDIYPPSGRSMASQLYEFQFRPISRQDSVILAVAYGLTTIYFLMSLSKLRAFKSKFGLTVTVMAQIAFSVMSSFTVCAIFRLDLSRIPRAAYPLVVLAMSLENIFRLINAVILTPAEDSTSSRIGHAFGETAYTAIASSMQNVFLLLMISRWVSAGVSAFCIFAAVAIIFDFFYLSTFFLSVLSVDVQRTELSEALAKASMRHNRGASEFRPRTTWELMLQGKVTMSTRIAGTVIMLGFVIIAQWHFFEDDTLLHFLVHLYRRQNVPESPESSRTSLDAIHQARSPKSWLRLQDHETAQEIISIIKPQAHSYVARVYEPVVFVMKGSDRMPNYKEPTLLPAVYDFVNHQLTRFMVIVIVVVAAVRLLTSFLLWEDEADDDDRHSDTDPTLGVKSFTGGHVLDIAMLAAAPDGHVVSVGLDRLIRVWNVRPGGLHYVVVDGEQSDDAPFPVLAMAIDDHSKWLAILSTYKAALWNLKEKTWGPWLSVDLYGQKPEAFFFGSPDPHTDIPRLVLVRRNGTLTEFVPDAGEGADFGVCRSPLTCVRPLIEKRRFWLSLGRSKQTAPLVAIITASRRGCVHAATRETLSWNSRSVQLEGLEQDEVHQVVPLASLGLFLIAGVNRVHLINLDDYSLVHTFSTERMNQRSLQSAFFNRQSSQTGVKGLSWFILCYTEADSGDCVVQTYTPPGENDMICFHSSATPTTRGWCSWESVKESRRHIKNPGSWSVLSDGSVVGIRQKSARILDIESNGRRKAEGLRHRSPRKEAARDLFGRWEVWTAPQSGQLRTDETRPLFQNDEKAGHLIVSDLGPMVRVGQRSVAFSFGNVVKLVTVGGHERFESSIEDKALEHLNVGSRRRKPGAMVRPRAWT, from the exons ATGATTTGGTACTTGTTGTACCCACTCCGAGG AACAACGGAAGCGCCGGTGCTTGCGCCTACTCATCCTCTCCGTCGTGGGCTCTCTCGGTACGGGTCCTACGCCGCCAACCATGTTGTCACCACACTCCTCGTCTCGGTGGTTGTTGCCACCATGCTCATCTACCCTATCCCATACCTCTTCACCAGTGACTACGTCAACGGCGCTTCCAACCTACCTCACCATGCCTGGACTGTTGCCCAACCTTTACCCTATGGCGCCAGCATCAATCCCGATGTCATGATGCGGTCTATCTGGGTTCACGGGACTTATATGCAGGCTCTGGACAAGGAACTTCTTGCTTCCGCCCTGGAGTTACAGGATGAACTACTGGGCAAGACTGAAAACTTCAGGCCcggccaagctcatcaagtcCCCCGCAAAACTCCTCAGCCAGGCATAGATCTTTCTACAAGTCAGCGCGATGCGTTCCACGCCATTAACGGGTTGACCAATCAGTCTTGGTTCTTCCATTCTCCCCTTCAGTATTGGGACTGCACTCAGGAGCGCATCTTGGCGGATCCTGATATTTTGGCAACTGTGAACGACAGGAAAACCCAGTCGACCTCGGTCAATGTCACACTCAGGCATTCCATCGTCTTCAGCGGCAAAAGATTCGAAGAACGTCGTCTCCTCGCCGCAGACGCCCTGGTCATCACCCTCGTTTATCTTCGAGATTCGCCTGTAGGGAAGCAATGGGAGAGAAAAGCTGCCTTGCTTCCGGGCAAGGTCTCTGAGAAATGGGACATCTACCCTCCCAGCGGTCGTTCCATGGCAAGTCAGCTCTACGAGTTCCAGTTCCGTCCCATATCTCGCCAGGATTCAGTCATTCTCGCCGTAGCTTACGGCTTGACTACCATTTACTTCCTCATGAGCCTGTCTAAACTTCGGGCCTTCAAGTCCAAGTTTGGCCTTACCGTCACGGTCATGGCTCAGATTGCATTTTCTGTCATGTCAAGCTTTACCGTCTGCGCCATCTTCAGGCTTGACTTGTCCCGCATCCCCCGAGCCGCTTACCCGCTGGTTGTGCTTGCCATGAGCCTCGAGAACATCTTCAGGCTGATAAATGCTGTCATACTAACTCCTGCCGAGGACTCGACGAGTAGCCGCATCGGCCACGCCTTTGGTGAGACTGCGTATACAGCTATTGCCAGCTCCATGCAAAATGTCTTTCTTTTGCTGATGATATCCCGTTGGGTATCGGCTGGCGTTTCGGCATTCTGCATATTTGCTGCCGTTGCCATTATTTTCGACTTCTTCTATCTCTcaaccttcttcctctcggTCTTGAGTGTTGATGTGCAGCGGACGGAACTCAGTGAGGCGCTTGCAAAAGCCTCGATGCGACACAACCGTGGCGCATCCGAATTCAGACCTCGCACCACATGGGAGCTTATGCTCCAGGGCAAGGTAACAATGTCAACTCGCATTGCTGGCACGGTCATTATGCTTGGTTTTGTCATCATTGCACAATGGCACTTTTTCGAGGACGATACCTTGTTGCATTTCCTCGTTCACCTCTATCGACGCCAAAATGTCCCGGAGAGCCCAGAGTCATCTCGGACCTCACTGGATGCTATTCACCAAGCACGAAGCCCAAAGTCGTGGTTACGGTTGCAGGATCACGAAACAGCTCAAGAaatcatcagcatcatcaagcCCCAGGCGCACAGTTATGTTGCCCGAGTTTACGAACCAGTCGTCTTTGTCATGAAAGGCTCAGACCGCATGCCGAACTACAAGGAGCCTACATTGCTCCCAGCTGTGTATGACTTTGTCAATCATCAGCTCACACGGTTTATGGTTATTGTCATTGTAGTTGTTGCGGCCGTTCGGTTACTTACAAGTTTTCTCCTGTGGGAAGATGAggcagatgacgatgatcGCCACTCTGACACAGACCCGACGTTGGGTGTAAAGTCTTTTACTGGAGGCCATGTACTTGACATCGCGATGCTGGCGGCTGCTCCTGACGGCCATGTGGTATCAGTTGGACTGGATCGCCTGATCCGTGTATGGAATGTTCGCCCCGGAGGGCTACACTACGTGGTTGTTGACGGGGAGCAATCAGATGATGCTCCTTTCCCGGTCCTCGCCATGGCCATTGACGACCACTCCAAGTGGCTCGCGATTTTATCCACTTACAAGGCAGCGCTATGGAATCTGAAGGAGAAAACCTGGGGACCTTGGCTATCCGTCGACCTATATGGCCAAAAGCCcgaggccttcttctttggttCCCCCGATCCGCATACCGACATCCCCAGACTAGTCCTTGTGCGGAGAAATGGCACATTGACCGAGTTTGTGCCCGATGCTGGTGAAGGGGCAGATTTTGGAGTTTGCCGGAGCCCCTTAACCTGTGTCCGACCCCTTATTGAAAAGCGTAGGTTCTGGCTTTCCCTTGGGA GGAGCAAACAGACAGCGCCATTAGTCGCAATCATTACGGCATCTCGGCGAGGGTGTGTTCACGCGGCAACTCGGGAGACGTTATCATGGAACTCCCGTAGTGTTCAGCTAGAAGGCTTGGAGCAGGACGAGGTGCACCAGGTAGTCCCACTCGCGTCATTGGGTCTCTTCTTGATTGCCGGTGTCAACCGTgttcatctcatcaaccttgacGACTACAGTCTCGTCCACACATTTTCCACCGAACGCATGAACCAGCGGTCTCTGCAAAGCGCATTTTTCAATCGACAGTCTTCGCAGACAGGGGTCAAGGGTTTGTCATGGTTCATTTTATGTTACACCGAGGCAGATTCGGGAGATTGCGTGGTACAGACATATACGCCCCCGGGTGAAAACGACATGATTTGTTTCCACAGCTCTGCTACGCCGACAACGAGGGGCTGGTGCTCGTGGGAATCAGTTAAGGAGAGCCGGAGACATATCAAAAACCCAGGCTCTTGGAGTGTTCTATCAGACGGTAGTGTGGTAGGGATACGGCAAAAGTCAGCTCGAATTCTCGATATCGAAAGCAACGGGCGACGCAAGGCAGAAGGACTTCGGCATCGATCTCCTCGCAAGGAGGCGGCGCGAGACCTCTTCGGACGGTGGGAAGTATGGACAGCACCACAAAGCGGTCAGCTAAGGACGGACGAAACACGACCACTCTTCCAGAACGATGAGAAGGCAGGGCATCTTATTGTGTCAGACCTGGGACCAATGGTCAGAGTGGGACAGCGATCTGTTGCATTCAGCTTTGGAAATGTGGTAAA